ACTTCCTGTTTTAAACAGCAACTGGGAGAGGCTGCTTCACCCAGCAGGGGGAGCTACAGAACTCTACACAGGATCTAAAGGTGCAATAATAGCTGTTTACAGCAGCGCcgtgtctgtgtgtctcggtACACACTGCTGTTCCTTTAACACTGTGCTGCCCTGCTGGCAGAGAGTCTGTCCTGACCAGTCTGCTTGTCTTCCAGGGAAGTTCATTGAGCACGACCCCCAGCACAGCGGTGAGATCGGTAAGTGTCTCTCTTCAGTGAATCAAGAGCTTCCATGCAGGAGCTTTACTGGCTCCAGTTTGGtccagtgtgtgtctgtgattgCCTCCTACCTCCCTGCAGACCTGCTGGTTTTGGGGTGCGTGGTGCAGGAGTTGGGGTCCCCCAGGACGCAGGCAGAGCTCACAGCGCTGGTGCAGGACCTCACAGGGAACCACGGCAACAACATCCCATACCGCGACTTCGTCATGGTGATGCTGGGCCGCCGCTCCTCCATGTGTGCGCGGTACggaccccccaacccccccaacccccccccccctaaccccctaacccccccccccctaaccccctaacccctccctcttGCACTCCACAAGGCAGGCTCAGCAGGGTGAGTTTGGTGTGTGTGGAAGCTGAGGGACAGACAACAGTGTCATCAGTGCTCAGCTTTAGCACATTATAAAGGgttggaaatcagactcccattgcacagcagtgtgatccattcctggtttcactgggagtttaataataagacacacctgagcttgttagctagacacactggggctgatcaagctggtagatAATGCGCTGCAGCGGTGTCGGTAACAGCCTCTCTGTCCCTCGCGCACGATAATGCGCTGCAGCGGTGTCGGTAACAGCCTCTCTGTCCCTCGCGCAGGATAATGCGCTGCAGCGGCGTCGGTAACAGCCTCTCTGTCCCTCGCGCAGGATAATGCGCTGCAGCGGCGTCGGTAACAGCCTCTCTGTCCCTCGCGCAGGATAATGCGCTGCAGCGGCGTCGGTAACAGCCTCTCTGTCCCTCGCACAGGATAATGCGCTGCAGCGGCGTCGGTAACAGCCTCTCTGTCCCTCGCGCAGGATAATGCGCTGCAGCAGCGTCGGTAACAGCCTCTCTGTCCCTCGCGCAGGATAATGTGCTGCAGCGGTGTCGGTA
The DNA window shown above is from Acipenser ruthenus unplaced genomic scaffold, fAciRut3.2 maternal haplotype, whole genome shotgun sequence and carries:
- the LOC131728608 gene encoding allograft inflammatory factor 1-like isoform X3, whose translation is MTSAEDLEMRQKQEAELSAFNKEFLADLPFLNIPDLRGKLERLKWKFIEHDPQHSGEIDLLVLGCVVQELGSPRTQAELTALVQDLTGNHGNNIPYRDFVMVMLGRRSSMCARIMRCSGVGNSLSVPRAG